The Syntrophotalea acetylenivorans genome contains the following window.
CATCGGTTATGCGAAAAAGCTCGGGATTGAATCGCCCCTTGCCGCTGACCTGACTCTGGCCCTCGGCTCTTCGGCCATTTCTCCTTTGGAATTGGCAACAGCCTACAGCGTGTTCGCCAATGGTGGAGTCCGCTTTACCCCCAATTATATATCTAAGGTGGTCGATCGTAACGGCAAGGTACTGGAATCCGTCGACCCGGCCGATTTCCCTGAGGGTGCGGACGACCAACAGAAGTTGATTCGTAACCCTTCCGAGCGGGTTATTTCACCGGACACGGCCTATCTGATCACCAACCTGATGGAGAGCGTCGTACAAAACGGTACCGGCTTTCGCGCCAAGGCCCTGGGTCGACCCGCTGCGGCCAAAACCGGCACCACCAACGACCAGAAGGATGCCTGGTTCGCCGGCTACGTTCCACAATTGATTGCTGTTTCCTGGATCGGTTACGACCAGGAGCGTTCGCTGGGCAAAAGGGAGACCGGCTCCCGGGCAGCGGCCCCGGCCTGGGTCGAATTCATGAAAGAGGCCCTTCAAAGCCTACCCCGTCAACATTTTCCCGTCCCGGACGGTATCGAATTCCGACCCATCGATTCGGATACAGGACTGCTAGCCCCGGAAGACGGTTCGGATGTGGTTTTTGAAGCTTTCGCTTCCGGTACGGCGCCGACTCACTATGCCATTGAAAGCAAACAGCCCAGCGCCCAAGATTTCTTCAAACTCGACATGGAAGATCTCTGATCATTAGCGCATCTCTACAAACCAAAAGCGCCGGCCTTTCCAGGCCGGCGCTTTTGGTTTTATTTTCATTTCGCGTTTGAATTCGCTGATTCCGTTTGGAAAAGGTTCTTTTTCAAACGGAATCTAGTTTGCCCGGTCGACGCCCCGCTGCGGACACTCTTTCAACAACGGGCATTGAGAACAGAGGGGAATGGGGGCTTTGCAGAGTTGGCGGCCATGGAATATCAAAAGATGAGAAGCCTGCACCCAATGTCTCTCAGGCAAAAGCTGACAAAGGTCCCGTTCGATTTTTACCGGGTCCTGCTGATCGGTCCAGGCAAAACGCCGGGACAAACGCTTCACATGGGTATCGACCACCATACCGGGAATACCGAAAACATTGCCCAGCACCACATTGGCTGTTTTGCGCCCGACGCCGGGCAATCGAACCAGCTCGGAGAGCGTTTGGGGGACCTGGCCATTGTATTGGCTTATTAATGTTTGGGCGCAGCCGAGCAGACTCTTGGCCTTGTTTCGATAAAAACCCGTCGAGCGAATATCCCCTTCCAGAACGTACAAATCTGCTTCGGCCAGGTCCTGAACACTCGGGTATTTAGCGAATAATCCCAAGGTCACCTTATTCACCTGCACATCGGTACATTGGGCTGAAAGAATGGTCGCGACCAGAAGCTGAAAAGGACTATCGTAACGCAGGGCGCAATGAGCATCGGTGTAGAGTTGATAGAGTTTATCAAGGATTCGGACTGCTTTTTTACGCATTTGTAGACTGGACATTGGCCTGATTAGCTGGTGTATTATTATAAAAAAGAGGACTTATCAACTCTGTCCACAGACTTTTCCACAGGAAGACCAAAGTAATCAACAACCCCTTAGCCCGGGGCAATCTCCATGCGGCGGTTCTTCAGGCCTCCGAGTCGCAGATAGAGTCGGGGATCGGCCATCTGCACAGTGAAA
Protein-coding sequences here:
- the nth gene encoding endonuclease III, with the protein product MRKKAVRILDKLYQLYTDAHCALRYDSPFQLLVATILSAQCTDVQVNKVTLGLFAKYPSVQDLAEADLYVLEGDIRSTGFYRNKAKSLLGCAQTLISQYNGQVPQTLSELVRLPGVGRKTANVVLGNVFGIPGMVVDTHVKRLSRRFAWTDQQDPVKIERDLCQLLPERHWVQASHLLIFHGRQLCKAPIPLCSQCPLLKECPQRGVDRAN